A genome region from Gossypium hirsutum isolate 1008001.06 chromosome A04, Gossypium_hirsutum_v2.1, whole genome shotgun sequence includes the following:
- the LOC121228313 gene encoding protein RRP6-like 3 isoform X3 has protein sequence MADKKEKMKMLLTIASVAAISIFLTAHLFSRRRRKQRRSEIRCYLHCEPKSQLNFKRVLADNSYSPFNHFNRQSGSVKEKPLTLTHPYEAEITALMEDPQLQFSKIAVDDFDMKMGDSYVWVESELQLSQLARVLSEQTVFAVDTEQHSLRSFLGFTALIQISTEMEDYLVDVIALHDSMGILRPVFADPNICKVFHGADGDIVWLQRDFHIYVVNLFDTAKVCEVLSKPQKSLAYLLETYCGVAKNKLLQREDWRQRPLSDEMVQYARTDAHYLLYIANCLFAELKQQDCEYSSCPDDKFNFVLEASRRSNMICLQLYAKEIDGFPGESAAFSILSRQLNGQGAAAISGETKFQDLVRRLCAWRDLMNGVISKCGNSCLLEQFLLLARVHDESTRYILSDYAIVALSEKVPTTQVDIYGTIIQADLNIDSSNLSSSLPSPSPVVCSHWIDVHELIQDKLGNLDKFFPMVIQNCLGPNGSCPLSVFNYALLMNSSLKLETRLNTKQNGFKNPKHVAKKASRQLFIQKFSCKSPVYHNCRIYANDGRLLCYCDRRKLEWYLRRDLAKLVDDDPPAIMLLFEPKGRPEDEDNDFYIQSKKNICVGCGEGNHYLRYRVIPSCYRIHFPEHLKSHRSHDIVLLCVDCHEVAHAAAEKYKKQIAGEFGIPLYVRKVVDSTQAPIVSGSSESTNFADSGVSPLQLRTAAKALLRHGPEMPPSRRDELTQIVMRYYGGREISNEDLERALVVGMSPHERRRLEKKKGLSLKQSTRIPPVKEQESNDATRILSTTLDPSKVDRPDASDITADVSNSTKVDTSKEALGTKDDLDFCMVTDTDHTNNSPACSDFRVAAACNDMKSHSSEISETKSVSAVNPGDKSESSIPKEIVDSSCARYDGNIPFKHNSKLSLLGHGPHGKQVVDHILNESGEEGIRQFCQRWRHVFVEAVHPRFLPAGWDVMHRI, from the exons ATGGCGGACAAGAAAGAGAAGATGAAAATGTTACTCACAATCGCATCGGTAGCTGCTATCTCTATCTTCCTCACCGCTCACCTATTCAGCCGCCGCCGCCGCAAGCAGCGGAGATCTGAAATTCGCTGTTACTTACACTGCGAACCAAAGTCGCAGCTGAATTTCAAGCGTGTCTTAGCTGATAACTCTTATTCTCCTTTCAATCATTTCAACCGCCAGTCGGGTTCCGTTAAAG AGAAACCTTTGACTTTGACTCATCCGTATGAAGCGGAGATAACGGCATTGATGGAGGATCCGCAGCTCCAGTTTTCTAAGATTGctgtggatgattttgatatgaaaatggGTGATTCTTATGTTTGGGTTGAATCCGAGTTGCAACTGAGTCAACTAGCTCGAGTGTTGAGTGAACAAACGGTTTTCGCTGTAGATACTGAGCAGCATAGCCTACGGTCGTTTCTAGGCTTCACCGCTCTAATACAG ATTTCTACTGAGATGGAAGACTATTTGGTGGATGTAATTGCCTTACATGATTCAATGGGCATTCTTCGTCCCGTTTTTGCTGATCCTAATATTTGCAAG GTCTTCCATGGGGCTGATGGTGACATTGTGTGGTTGCAAAGAGACTTCCACATATATGTTGTCAATCTATTTGATACTGCTAAG GTATGTGAAGTGCTATCAAAGCCCCAGAAATCATTGGCCTACTTACTTGAAACTTATTGTGGTGTggccaaaaataaattattgcaG CGTGAAGACTGGAGACAACGTCCACTATCAGACGAAATGGTGCAATATGCTCGTACGGATGCGCATTATCTACTGTATATTGCAAATTGTTTATTTGCTGAGCTCAAACAACAGGACTGTG AATATTCATCCTGCCCCGATGACAAGTTCAATTTTGTTCTCGAGGCTAGTCGGCGATCAAACATGATTTGTTTGCAACTCTATGCTAAAGAGATCGATGGTTTTCCTGGGGAGTCTGCTGCATTTTCAATTCTTTCTCGCCAATTGAATGGTCAGGGAGCTGCTGCTATATCTGGCGAAACAAAG TTTCAGGATCTCGTTAGGAGACTGTGTGCATGGAGAGATTTAATG AATGGAGTGATCAGTAAATGTGGTAATAGTTGTCTACTGGAGCAATTTTTATTGTTA GCTCGTGTGCATGATGAGAGCACAAGATACATATTATCTGATTATGCTATTGTCGCTCTCTCTGAAAAAGTCCCTACAACTCAAGTAGATATTTATGGCACCATAATTCAAGCTGATTTGAATATTGATTCTTCGAATCTCAGCTCTTCACTGCCATCTCCTTCACCTGTTGTTTGCAGCCATTGGATAGATGTCCATGAACTAATCCAGGATAAGTTGGGCAATCTTGATAAATTCTTTCCCATGGTTATTCAAAATTGTCTGGGTCCAAATGGGAGCTGTCCGTTGTCTGTATTTAACTATGCATTATTGATGAATAGTAGCCTGAAACTAGAAACTAGATTAAATACCAAACAAAATGGGTTCAAAAACCCAAAACATGTTGCTAAAAAAGCTTCTCGTCAGctatttattcaaaaattttcctgcAAATCTCCAGTTTACCATAATTGTAGGATCTATGCAAATGATGGACGGCTGTTATGTTATTGTGATCGCAGGAAGCTCGAATG GTATCTTCGTCGAGATCTGGCAAAACTTGTTGATGACGACCCTCCTGCAATAATGCTTCTTTTTGAACCAAAAGGCCGCCCAGAGGATGAAGATAATGATTTTTACATCCAAAGTAAGAAAAATATATGTGTTGGCTGTGGTGAAGGCAATCACTACTTACGCTACCGGGTAATTCCCTCGTGCTACAGAATTCACTTTCCTGAGCACTTGAAGAGCCATCGCTCTCATGACATAGTCCTACTTTGTGTTGACTGTCATGAAGTCGCTCATGCTGCTGCTGAGAAATACAAGAAACAGATTGCTGGAGAATTTGGAATTCCACTTTATGTCCGTAAGGTGGTTGATTCAACTCAAGCTCCTATTGTATCTGGGTCATCTGAGTCAACTAACTTTGCTGATTCAGGTGTCTCACCACTACAATTGCGAACAGCTGCCAAGGCTCTTTTGCGTCATGGACCTGAAATGCCTCCCAGCCGCCGTGATGAACTGACCCAG ATTGTTATGAGATATTATGGAGGACGGGAAATCTCCAACGAAGATTTAGAAAGAGCCTTGGTAGTGGGCATGAGTCCTCATGAGCGAAGAAGACTCGAGAAGAAGAAAGGCTTATCTTTAAAACAGTCTACAAGAATCCCTCCTGTTAAAGAACAAGAAAGTAATGATGCAACCAGGATCTTATCTACCACTTTAGATCCATCAAAAGTTGACCGTCCAGATGCTTCAGATATTACTGCAGATGTTTCTAATTCAACAAAAGTTGATACATCAAAAGAAGCACTGGGGACAAAGGATGACTTGGACTTTTGTATGGTAACAGATACGGATCATACAAACAATTCTCCGGCATGTTCTGATTTCAGAGTGGCAGCAGCTTGCAATGATATGAAGTCACATAGCAGTGAAATCTCTGAGACTAAAAGTGTGTCAGCAGTCAATCCTGGTGATAAATCCGAGAGCAGCATACCAAAGGAAATAGTTGACTCATCTTGTGCCAGATACGACGGGAACATCCCGttcaaacataattcaaaatTGTCTCTACTAGGACATGGACCTCACGGGAAACAAGTTGTCGATCATATATTAAATGAATCTGGAGAGGAAGGCATTCGTCAATTTTGTCAGCGATGGAGGCACGTTTTTGTCGAAGCTGTTCATCCTCGTTTTTTACCTGCTGGCTGGGATGTAATGCACAG GATTTAA